The following proteins are co-located in the Dehalococcoidales bacterium genome:
- the recN gene encoding DNA repair protein RecN gives MLLQLRVKGIGIIEDINWALGPGLNVITGETGVGKSLIIDAVEALLAGRLDEDLIRYGDDKAHLEGVFTLPQGGGISPLRELLAEKGLKADEETLVINCEPRRQGRGIIRVNGYAVARGLLNQIGSLLVDIHGQSEHLSLLDKGYHRYLLDCYGHTLDLCRSFAAKALELHKAEEELRLLVDEEKERARREEFLRFQLDEIERAELREGEEEALQGERNILASSEQLKALSFEAYQALSGGDAAGSAAPVLEKLGEAVRAVKKLVSLDPALKQQLDFLEESLYGLEEAARDIRAYGERLEYDPKRLEEIETRLELIRGLKRKYGQSVPEILDYREKAGREMAEISHSGERKIALIETCSCLREEMGRMASELSRKRSRAAEKLVTEVERELQDLNMAQVKFEVAVTREPDPEGIPSPDGGSYAYGNNGVDVVEFVAATNPGEPLKPLTRIASTGEISRFALALKSALTGADNIPVLIFDEIDIGVGGRSGEVIGKKLWNLSRNHQVICVTHLPQIAAFADAHYSVHKEVSGTRTMSRLDVLEGNARVEELAAMLSGPQYSETARENARELIQRAALWKERPGKKV, from the coding sequence GTGTTACTTCAGTTAAGGGTCAAAGGTATCGGTATTATCGAGGACATAAACTGGGCCCTGGGCCCGGGGTTGAACGTCATTACCGGTGAGACCGGAGTGGGGAAGTCACTGATAATCGATGCCGTGGAGGCGCTGCTGGCCGGTAGGCTGGATGAAGACCTGATACGCTACGGCGACGACAAGGCTCACCTGGAGGGAGTTTTTACCCTGCCTCAAGGCGGCGGTATTTCCCCTCTTAGAGAACTCCTGGCTGAAAAAGGGCTGAAAGCTGATGAGGAGACGCTGGTTATCAATTGCGAGCCCCGCCGGCAGGGTCGCGGCATTATTCGGGTGAACGGATATGCGGTAGCAAGGGGGCTGCTCAACCAGATCGGCAGCCTGCTGGTTGATATCCACGGTCAGAGCGAGCACCTTTCCCTGCTGGATAAGGGTTACCATCGCTATCTTCTCGATTGTTACGGTCATACCCTGGACCTGTGCCGGAGTTTCGCTGCTAAAGCCCTGGAGCTCCATAAGGCGGAAGAAGAGCTCCGCCTCTTGGTCGATGAGGAAAAAGAACGCGCCCGCCGCGAGGAGTTCCTGCGCTTTCAACTGGATGAGATAGAGCGGGCGGAGCTGCGCGAGGGTGAGGAAGAGGCATTGCAGGGGGAGCGTAATATCCTGGCTTCCAGCGAGCAGCTAAAGGCGCTGTCCTTCGAAGCCTACCAGGCATTGTCTGGCGGAGATGCCGCTGGTTCTGCCGCGCCGGTTCTGGAGAAGTTGGGCGAGGCGGTCCGGGCGGTAAAGAAGCTCGTTAGCCTGGACCCCGCTCTGAAGCAGCAGCTTGATTTCCTGGAGGAGAGCCTGTACGGGCTTGAGGAGGCAGCCCGGGACATCCGTGCTTATGGCGAACGCCTGGAATATGACCCGAAACGGTTGGAAGAGATAGAAACGAGGCTGGAGCTGATCCGAGGCCTGAAGAGAAAGTACGGGCAGTCTGTCCCGGAAATACTGGATTACCGGGAGAAAGCGGGGCGGGAGATGGCAGAAATCTCTCACTCCGGAGAAAGGAAGATCGCTCTTATCGAGACCTGCTCTTGTCTCAGGGAGGAGATGGGGCGGATGGCCTCCGAGCTTTCCCGGAAACGCTCCCGGGCGGCGGAGAAGTTGGTGACTGAAGTGGAAAGGGAGCTTCAGGATTTGAATATGGCACAGGTTAAATTTGAGGTAGCTGTCACCAGGGAGCCGGATCCGGAGGGGATTCCTTCCCCTGATGGAGGCAGCTATGCCTATGGTAATAACGGGGTCGATGTCGTAGAGTTCGTCGCCGCGACCAATCCCGGAGAACCCCTGAAGCCGCTGACCAGGATTGCTTCCACCGGGGAAATCTCCCGCTTCGCCTTAGCTTTGAAGAGCGCTCTTACCGGTGCCGACAACATCCCGGTGCTTATTTTCGATGAAATCGATATCGGTGTCGGCGGCAGAAGCGGCGAGGTAATCGGCAAGAAACTCTGGAATCTGTCTCGTAATCACCAGGTGATTTGTGTTACCCACCTTCCCCAGATAGCCGCTTTCGCCGATGCTCACTACAGTGTTCACAAGGAGGTTTCCGGGACCCGGACCATGAGCAGGTTGGATGTTCTTGAGGGTAATGCGCGGGTCGAGGAGCTTGCCGCTATGCTGTCCGGCCCTCAGTACAGCGAAACCGCTCGAGAAAACGCCCGTGAACTGATACAGAGAGCGGCGCTCTGGAAAGAGCGTCCCGGCAAAAAGGTCTGA
- a CDS encoding class I SAM-dependent methyltransferase, which translates to MVLAVIGCLIGLTYAVPYRRNFKRYRQIKAILADLEALKSHPEHKEGAEINIEFFRVLRFPLSYLWWLLFRAPRLRRERARIRELADLPFPGWQDELLETLSWFEIWMGRILRPIRQAIIGELERLRKIKKEPIVIASFGCGGMELERQVLYQLLRSRFNFPLLVIGVDYSPAIGDVISRKFANLVSKGMLEIETVSHLGTEELNKLKERAAARRFSIVLFNTDAFELQALPENSFDLVYHTRLRHHLSLEERDRLDKLTIHLAPKFMELDDVYNIPGIMLESIFLWRFPVVLNGGILSYLRDFSKKELKAQQGKGWQVTIYSRLFPCYLRVYQKAPGAGE; encoded by the coding sequence GTGGTGCTGGCTGTTATCGGCTGTCTGATAGGCCTTACCTACGCAGTTCCCTACAGGAGGAACTTCAAAAGATACCGGCAGATTAAAGCAATCCTCGCCGACCTGGAAGCCCTGAAATCCCACCCGGAACATAAAGAAGGAGCAGAAATTAACATCGAGTTCTTCCGGGTGCTCCGCTTCCCTTTGAGCTATCTCTGGTGGTTGCTGTTCCGGGCACCCCGGCTGAGGAGAGAGCGGGCCAGGATCAGAGAGCTTGCCGACCTGCCCTTTCCCGGATGGCAGGACGAGCTTCTGGAGACGCTCTCCTGGTTTGAGATATGGATGGGTAGAATACTGCGACCGATCAGACAGGCGATTATCGGGGAGTTGGAAAGGCTGAGGAAAATCAAGAAAGAACCGATCGTGATAGCCAGCTTCGGCTGCGGCGGGATGGAGCTGGAGAGGCAGGTCCTATATCAACTACTGAGGAGCCGTTTCAACTTTCCGCTGCTTGTCATCGGCGTCGATTATTCTCCCGCCATTGGTGATGTCATCTCCAGAAAATTCGCCAACCTCGTCTCCAAGGGGATGCTGGAGATAGAGACCGTCTCCCATCTGGGGACCGAAGAGCTGAACAAGCTGAAGGAGAGAGCGGCGGCGCGGCGATTCTCGATAGTACTCTTTAACACCGATGCCTTTGAACTGCAGGCCCTTCCCGAGAACTCCTTCGACCTGGTCTATCACACGCGCTTGAGACATCACCTGAGCCTTGAAGAGCGTGACCGGCTGGACAAGCTCACCATTCACCTGGCGCCGAAGTTTATGGAGCTGGATGACGTATACAATATCCCGGGGATTATGTTGGAGAGCATCTTCCTCTGGCGCTTTCCGGTGGTGCTGAACGGGGGAATTCTCAGCTACTTAAGGGACTTCTCGAAGAAGGAGCTAAAAGCACAGCAGGGCAAGGGCTGGCAGGTAACTATCTACAGCAGATTATTCCCGTGCTACCTCAGGGTCTATCAAAAAGCTCCCGGTGCCGGTGAGTAA
- a CDS encoding response regulator transcription factor, which yields MPGEEKQKTRILLADGQRMVRQGIRRIFEAEPDFEVVGEADDGNQTVKLARELKPDVIVMEARMGKQDSVETVKRVRAQHPEGAILVLTALENEEYIGDMLRAGAGGCLLKSDDADKLIKSIPFLRAGVFVCDSTVEQRILTQAIRPRKTAVNAAEHLTRRELEVLRLAAKGITNTAIAVELGVGPRTVKQHLANIYGKMHVASRTEAALKAMRNGWLSPERD from the coding sequence GTGCCGGGGGAAGAGAAACAAAAAACCAGGATACTTCTTGCCGATGGGCAACGTATGGTACGGCAGGGCATACGGCGCATCTTTGAGGCTGAGCCAGACTTTGAGGTAGTTGGTGAAGCCGATGATGGCAACCAGACGGTCAAACTAGCCCGGGAACTCAAACCTGATGTCATTGTTATGGAAGCACGCATGGGTAAGCAGGACAGCGTGGAAACTGTAAAGCGAGTTAGGGCACAGCATCCCGAAGGTGCCATCCTTGTCTTGACTGCGTTAGAGAATGAAGAATATATTGGGGATATGCTTAGGGCTGGTGCCGGTGGCTGCCTGCTGAAAAGCGATGATGCTGACAAACTGATAAAGTCTATTCCATTCCTCAGAGCGGGAGTGTTTGTCTGCGATTCTACGGTAGAACAGAGAATTCTGACACAAGCTATCCGACCACGGAAGACCGCTGTGAATGCGGCGGAACACCTGACACGCCGGGAGCTTGAGGTTCTAAGATTGGCGGCTAAGGGTATAACTAATACGGCGATTGCCGTCGAGCTTGGTGTCGGTCCACGCACGGTCAAGCAACATTTGGCAAATATTTATGGCAAGATGCATGTAGCTTCCCGGACCGAAGCGGCTTTAAAAGCCATGCGAAACGGATGGCTCAGTCCTGAGCGTGACTAG
- the lexA gene encoding transcriptional repressor LexA, producing MLEKVVDTRRRIVDFTRSFIEEKGYAPTMAEIQNALGLSSKSLVEYHLKALEEQGVINRVPEVARAMNISGIGKRSRAVILPGVIAAGQPIPVPTEETWNMTAQETVEVPAGMLPSNIQVFALRVKGKSMIDAFVDDGDIVVLEATSAVENGQMVAAWLTDRQEVTLKKIYYEPNHIRLQPANESMNPIYVDSSKLQVQGRVIAVLRKYSLDSR from the coding sequence ATGCTAGAGAAAGTAGTTGATACCCGACGGCGTATAGTCGATTTTACTCGCAGTTTTATCGAAGAAAAGGGTTACGCCCCAACCATGGCGGAGATACAGAATGCCCTAGGCCTTAGCTCTAAATCACTTGTCGAGTACCACTTGAAAGCTCTTGAAGAGCAGGGTGTCATTAACCGGGTACCAGAGGTAGCGCGGGCGATGAATATTTCTGGAATCGGTAAGAGATCCCGGGCTGTTATATTACCCGGGGTAATAGCCGCCGGACAGCCAATCCCTGTACCCACCGAGGAAACCTGGAATATGACTGCCCAGGAAACCGTCGAGGTGCCGGCTGGCATGTTACCGAGTAATATCCAGGTTTTCGCTCTTAGAGTGAAGGGTAAATCCATGATTGATGCCTTCGTAGATGACGGTGATATCGTAGTTCTGGAGGCAACTTCCGCAGTGGAGAACGGCCAAATGGTCGCCGCCTGGCTGACCGATAGACAAGAGGTTACCCTGAAGAAAATATACTATGAGCCGAACCACATACGCCTACAACCTGCCAACGAGAGCATGAATCCCATCTACGTCGACTCGAGCAAGTTACAGGTGCAGGGGCGAGTGATAGCCGTGTTAAGGAAATATAGCCTGGATTCGCGCTAG
- the dinB gene encoding DNA polymerase IV yields MARRTIIHIDLDSFFVSVEQVLNPELKGKPVVVGGKPDRRGVVATASYEARAFGLHSGMPLATAARLCPEAIFIEGNFTKYREFSRRFMVILNAFSPFIEPMGIDEAYLDVTGFESIHGSIRQMADEMKQRIQSELGLCASVGIAGCKVVAKVASELSKPDGLIEVAQGEEQGFLAPLPVEKLPGVGKQTVKVIKGLGVHTIGALSRISPRALKSNLGAAGEMLCRYANGIDDRPVLPPGEAKSISRENTFGEDTRDHSYLEATLWAQSEKVGSDLRKKSKQAKCVTLKLRYADFSTITRSRTLREGIDTDRAIFETGLDLLERALAKERQAVRLIGIGVSNLVELSQQATLFAPSARKLEALNKAIDGIRDRHGFDAIQTGRAIRLKDISFQS; encoded by the coding sequence ATGGCAAGAAGGACTATCATCCATATCGACCTCGACTCTTTCTTCGTGTCTGTGGAACAGGTCCTTAATCCCGAACTCAAAGGTAAACCTGTTGTAGTCGGTGGCAAACCTGACCGAAGAGGGGTAGTCGCGACAGCTTCCTATGAAGCGCGAGCTTTTGGTCTTCACTCCGGCATGCCACTGGCTACCGCTGCCCGATTGTGTCCGGAAGCCATCTTTATCGAAGGGAATTTTACCAAGTACCGCGAATTCTCCCGGAGGTTTATGGTAATTCTTAATGCATTTTCCCCATTTATTGAACCGATGGGGATCGACGAAGCTTATCTGGATGTAACCGGTTTTGAATCGATACACGGTTCCATTCGGCAAATGGCAGACGAAATGAAACAGCGAATTCAGAGTGAATTGGGACTCTGTGCTTCAGTTGGTATAGCGGGCTGCAAAGTAGTCGCCAAAGTTGCATCAGAGCTTTCCAAACCGGATGGTCTGATTGAAGTAGCTCAAGGTGAAGAACAAGGTTTTCTAGCACCTCTACCTGTAGAAAAACTGCCCGGGGTTGGGAAGCAGACTGTGAAGGTTATCAAGGGCTTGGGAGTGCATACAATAGGCGCACTATCCCGAATATCTCCTCGCGCTCTAAAAAGTAATCTCGGTGCCGCTGGGGAAATGCTGTGTCGTTATGCTAATGGTATTGATGACAGACCGGTATTGCCACCCGGTGAAGCTAAGTCGATCAGTCGGGAGAACACTTTTGGGGAGGATACCAGAGACCATTCGTATCTCGAGGCAACTCTATGGGCTCAAAGCGAAAAGGTAGGATCTGACCTTCGGAAGAAGAGCAAACAGGCAAAGTGTGTGACTCTCAAGTTAAGGTATGCAGATTTCTCAACTATCACCCGCAGTCGCACGCTTCGCGAAGGTATTGATACCGACCGGGCGATATTTGAAACAGGCCTTGATTTACTCGAGCGGGCATTAGCTAAGGAAAGACAGGCGGTACGGCTGATTGGTATTGGTGTTTCGAACCTGGTGGAATTGAGTCAACAGGCAACGCTATTCGCCCCATCGGCCCGAAAGCTGGAGGCATTGAACAAAGCCATAGACGGCATCCGAGATAGGCATGGGTTTGATGCCATCCAGACCGGACGCGCAATACGGCTTAAGGACATTTCATTTCAGTCTTGA
- a CDS encoding UvrD-helicase domain-containing protein codes for MFDDIDGKSLDEQQRTAVVNGEMNCLVAAGAGSGKTLTISAKVKYLVTRKGVKPGDILLITFTRKAAEEMRKRIRERLEIDVDVYTFHSFGLNILRRGPDVVQDILDENGISRIFKKYFGEYIFQSEANVRDLIHFCAYFLYQNPAKKGKYFEDQIETLKIMDLETLKSKMARHSFSTGSRTGKRLKTHKGEYVRSFEELQIANYLFLNGIEYEYETNYKGNSFPNSSVSLYRPDFYLPNYDIYIEHFGVDRNMRASFLSDERERHKYESSMEWKRRVHKANRSVLIETYSFQCQDGNIFHKLKETLSSYNVQFKPIDCSEFYKKVYIDGADRLFEEFTKLIRSFLSLYKANGSKLNADPGSIRTKLFMRIFNNFFTYYEDCLHETNTIDFDDMIIRATALVSDMKFTYKQVMIDEYQDISLSRYNLINRLVDNTNANLFAVGDDWQSVFRFAGSDIKLFSKFEQNNIPCELFKLETTYRSPQGLLSMAGDFILRNKDQIPKNLTSEKHRDKPIRLIIYNSGVEDKRIAFVKAVDMLVEEYGVNNSIMVLGRTKYDLEFMNDKSDKTFRLSYDRSREKHKIVYEKYPKLNMYYLTVHKAKGQEADNVIIANGECGLLGFPNEIEDDEMLQLVLSEPDKFAFAEERRLFYVALTRTKNSVYILVPNQNPSCFIDDIICHPEVNLVPLDNVERVDFNSSLKCPRCKKGNLVMRLNSKTSEHFMGCSNYPRCGYTRKINWNDNDQLAAG; via the coding sequence ATGTTTGACGATATTGATGGGAAGAGTCTGGATGAACAACAGCGCACTGCTGTCGTAAATGGTGAGATGAATTGTCTTGTGGCAGCAGGTGCTGGTTCCGGGAAAACACTGACGATATCTGCAAAGGTTAAATATCTGGTTACACGTAAAGGGGTGAAACCTGGAGATATCCTGTTGATTACATTCACGAGGAAAGCGGCTGAGGAGATGAGGAAACGCATACGCGAAAGATTAGAAATCGACGTTGATGTATACACGTTCCACAGTTTCGGCTTGAATATTCTTAGAAGAGGTCCTGATGTAGTTCAAGATATACTAGACGAAAACGGCATTAGTCGAATCTTTAAGAAGTACTTCGGCGAGTATATCTTCCAAAGTGAGGCTAATGTTCGTGACCTGATTCATTTCTGCGCTTATTTCCTGTATCAAAATCCAGCCAAGAAAGGAAAGTATTTCGAGGATCAAATAGAGACGTTAAAGATAATGGATTTGGAAACCCTTAAAAGCAAAATGGCGCGTCACTCATTTTCGACAGGATCAAGGACTGGTAAAAGGTTAAAGACTCACAAAGGAGAATATGTTAGAAGCTTCGAGGAGTTGCAGATAGCTAACTATCTGTTCCTCAATGGAATTGAATATGAGTACGAAACTAACTACAAAGGTAATTCATTCCCCAACAGTTCAGTTAGTCTTTATAGGCCAGATTTTTACTTACCGAATTATGACATCTATATTGAGCATTTTGGTGTAGACCGCAATATGAGAGCCAGTTTCTTATCTGATGAACGAGAGAGACATAAATATGAATCTTCAATGGAGTGGAAACGCAGGGTACACAAAGCCAATCGTAGTGTGCTAATCGAGACCTATTCTTTCCAGTGTCAGGACGGTAATATATTTCACAAACTTAAGGAGACTCTCAGTAGTTACAATGTGCAATTCAAGCCAATCGATTGCAGCGAATTTTACAAGAAAGTATACATTGATGGTGCGGACCGTCTGTTTGAGGAATTCACCAAACTGATAAGGTCATTCCTATCTCTATACAAAGCTAATGGCTCGAAGTTAAATGCTGATCCTGGGAGTATTAGGACAAAGCTGTTCATGCGCATTTTTAATAATTTCTTCACTTACTATGAGGACTGTTTGCATGAAACAAATACCATAGATTTTGATGACATGATTATAAGAGCTACGGCACTTGTATCGGACATGAAATTTACCTATAAGCAAGTGATGATAGATGAGTACCAAGACATATCACTTAGCAGATACAACTTGATAAATCGATTGGTTGATAACACTAATGCCAATCTTTTCGCAGTGGGTGATGATTGGCAGTCGGTGTTTAGGTTCGCTGGAAGTGATATTAAACTATTTTCTAAGTTTGAACAGAATAATATTCCGTGTGAGTTATTCAAGCTGGAGACAACATATAGGAGTCCGCAAGGGTTACTCAGCATGGCAGGTGATTTCATATTAAGGAACAAGGATCAGATTCCCAAGAATCTGACCTCAGAAAAGCACAGAGATAAACCTATTCGCCTGATCATTTATAATAGCGGCGTTGAAGATAAGAGAATTGCCTTTGTGAAAGCGGTTGATATGCTTGTAGAAGAATATGGCGTCAATAATAGTATTATGGTCCTTGGTAGAACAAAATATGATCTGGAATTCATGAACGATAAAAGCGATAAAACCTTCCGACTTTCATACGATAGATCTAGAGAGAAGCACAAAATCGTATATGAGAAATACCCTAAACTCAATATGTATTATCTTACTGTGCATAAAGCAAAGGGGCAAGAAGCCGATAATGTGATAATCGCTAATGGGGAGTGCGGCCTTCTGGGCTTTCCGAATGAGATCGAAGACGATGAAATGCTTCAGCTTGTCTTAAGTGAACCTGATAAGTTTGCTTTTGCAGAAGAGCGTAGATTGTTTTACGTTGCGCTAACCAGGACTAAGAATAGTGTTTATATTTTAGTACCAAATCAAAATCCCTCTTGTTTTATCGATGATATCATATGCCACCCTGAAGTCAATTTGGTACCACTCGATAATGTCGAAAGAGTCGACTTTAATTCTAGTCTTAAATGCCCAAGATGCAAGAAAGGTAATTTGGTTATGCGTCTTAATTCCAAGACGAGTGAACACTTTATGGGGTGTTCTAATTACCCGCGCTGTGGATACACTCGTAAGATTAATTGGAACGACAATGATCAACTTGCAGCTGGCTAA
- the pglZ gene encoding BREX-3 system phosphatase PglZ — MSDWRKRILDEFSPQTTRVTVALDPDGLLLEEQIMKVIHARGFELLVLEDNVSFRYVYESRFRSKWDRGENTDSSVVVHFKTREPNLIPFDLMHGTRLFSTSLVDVFPNLSYPIVAALELSDFDALSKAQEQLRPVRLGDNATKDFILRHVFGIAPESVGTSADLLRLLLRRHYRNQCLNAILDQRLIQVLRQNDKFSEWPLEEIVSDRYAFLSFLQERWPIFLDQLAISQSDSGEPGLRSYDLRYSGPVKLPFDDADIRIYIDNMFGEGLLHPVEPPESFNFAGTWVTAGIISDPKANRLKRLNRLLESVESSIPAIESKYRDWLRFAYLWGELNALWLDVEIGGQPQEVIARFLTLQATVDSSFLSWVENAYSGLHNQPAVPPVMVHHIPRALARQRESGELDKIALVVIDGLAIDQWIVIRNTLQTQLPDLRLNESACFAWLPTITSISRQAIFSGKAPIYFPSSISSTDRESASWTQFWMNNGLTSDEISYFKILEDNQIDELYEVAANPNVKVLGLVVTKVDRIMHGMELGAAGMHNLIRQWANEAFLAHIFDMLKASNFSLVLTSDHGNIEAKGLGCPSEGSIAELRGERVRIYPDSALRSRVKEQFPETIEWPSIGLPDSLVPLIAPARFAFITENHKTIAHGGISVEELIVPLVRIE, encoded by the coding sequence GTGAGTGATTGGCGCAAGCGAATCCTAGACGAATTCTCTCCCCAAACCACGCGTGTAACCGTGGCTCTGGATCCCGATGGTCTACTCCTAGAAGAACAAATAATGAAAGTAATTCACGCTCGAGGCTTCGAACTACTTGTCTTGGAAGATAACGTCTCGTTTAGGTACGTTTACGAATCCAGATTTCGCTCTAAATGGGACCGTGGTGAAAACACTGACTCTTCTGTAGTTGTACATTTTAAAACGAGAGAGCCAAACTTAATACCCTTTGATTTAATGCACGGAACACGTTTGTTTTCGACTAGCCTTGTCGACGTTTTCCCGAATCTCAGCTACCCTATAGTTGCAGCCCTGGAGTTGAGTGACTTCGACGCGTTATCTAAGGCCCAAGAACAACTGAGACCAGTAAGACTAGGCGATAATGCAACCAAGGATTTTATATTACGTCACGTCTTTGGAATCGCTCCAGAGTCTGTCGGAACTTCTGCAGACTTGCTCAGGTTGCTACTTCGACGACATTATCGGAACCAGTGCCTTAATGCTATCCTAGATCAACGTCTCATTCAAGTCCTTCGTCAAAACGATAAATTCAGCGAGTGGCCGCTCGAGGAGATCGTTTCCGACAGGTATGCATTTCTTTCTTTTCTTCAGGAAAGGTGGCCGATATTCCTAGATCAGTTGGCTATATCACAGTCGGATTCCGGAGAACCGGGTTTACGTTCATATGATCTGAGATATTCGGGTCCGGTAAAACTGCCTTTTGACGATGCCGATATTCGTATCTACATAGATAATATGTTCGGAGAAGGCTTGTTGCATCCTGTTGAGCCTCCGGAATCATTTAATTTTGCCGGAACTTGGGTCACTGCTGGAATTATAAGCGACCCTAAAGCTAACCGACTTAAACGCTTGAACCGATTATTGGAGTCAGTAGAGTCGTCTATACCAGCGATTGAAAGCAAATATCGGGATTGGCTACGATTTGCCTATCTGTGGGGAGAACTAAACGCTCTGTGGCTAGATGTAGAAATCGGCGGGCAACCACAAGAAGTTATTGCTAGATTTTTAACGCTCCAGGCTACAGTCGATTCCAGTTTCCTTAGCTGGGTCGAAAATGCGTATTCCGGTCTACATAACCAACCTGCTGTGCCTCCTGTGATGGTTCATCACATTCCCCGAGCTTTGGCAAGACAGCGAGAAAGTGGAGAACTCGACAAGATAGCTCTTGTTGTTATTGATGGGCTTGCCATAGACCAGTGGATAGTTATACGAAATACATTACAGACCCAACTGCCTGATTTACGACTAAATGAAAGCGCCTGCTTTGCGTGGTTGCCAACAATCACCTCCATATCCAGACAAGCCATATTTTCTGGGAAAGCGCCAATCTACTTCCCATCAAGTATAAGCTCAACGGACAGAGAATCTGCCTCCTGGACCCAATTCTGGATGAACAATGGGTTAACAAGCGATGAGATCTCATATTTCAAAATACTCGAGGACAATCAGATAGACGAATTATACGAAGTAGCCGCTAATCCGAATGTCAAAGTGTTGGGTTTAGTTGTTACAAAAGTGGACAGAATAATGCATGGAATGGAATTAGGCGCAGCCGGAATGCATAACTTGATACGACAATGGGCGAATGAAGCGTTCCTAGCACATATATTTGATATGCTGAAAGCCAGTAATTTTAGTCTTGTTTTAACTTCTGACCACGGAAACATTGAAGCTAAAGGGCTAGGCTGTCCCTCAGAGGGATCAATAGCCGAGTTACGAGGCGAACGAGTACGTATATATCCTGATTCGGCTCTACGTTCGAGGGTGAAGGAACAATTCCCGGAAACTATCGAGTGGCCGTCTATTGGTCTCCCGGATAGCTTGGTTCCTCTTATTGCTCCTGCTCGCTTTGCTTTCATCACGGAGAATCATAAGACTATTGCCCACGGAGGGATATCTGTAGAAGAACTGATTGTGCCTTTGGTGAGGATAGAATGA